A genomic stretch from Solanum stenotomum isolate F172 chromosome 8, ASM1918654v1, whole genome shotgun sequence includes:
- the LOC125873581 gene encoding uncharacterized protein LOC125873581, which translates to MNQMREFSERWISDVSPMAMDILRKNAEITDNCEVKFNDDLGFEIHDPPYKHVVDLRNKVCSCWSWQLKGIPCGHALTSIHYKDWVVESFVDHWYKKETYLKAYNRFIQPMTNMKMWPKSDRPAIEPPEITAMPGRP; encoded by the coding sequence atgaatcaaatgaGAGAATTTTCAGAAAGATGGATTTCTGATGTATCACCAATGGCTATGGATATTCTTAgaaaaaatgctgaaattacAGATAATTGTGAGGTAAAGTTTAATGATGATCTTGGCTTTGAGATTCATGATCCACCATATAAACATGTTGTTGATCTAAGAAATAAGGTGTGTAGTTGTTGGTCATGGCAATTAAAGGGAATTCCTTGTGGCCATGCACTTACATCAATTCATTATAAGGATTGGGTTGTAGAGTCATTTGTTGATCACTGGTAtaagaaggaaacatacttgAAAGCATATAATAGGTTTATTCAACCTATGACAAACATGAAGATGTGGCCAAAAAGTGATAGACCAGCCATTGAACCACCTGAAATTACAGCCATGCCAGGAAGACCATGA
- the LOC125872098 gene encoding amino acid permease 3-like, which translates to MTMADKAHQVFEVYGESKCFDDDGRIKRTGSVWTASAHIITAVIGSGVLSLAWATAQLGWVAGPTVLLLFSFVTYYTSALLSDCYRTGDPVTGKRNYTYMDAVRANLGGFQVKICGVIQYANLFGVAIGYTIAASISMVAVNRSNCFHKQGHQAACNVSSTPYMIMFGVMEIIFSQIPDFDQISWLSIVAAVMSFTYSTIGLGLGVAQVAETGKIEGSLTGISIGAEVTEMQKIWRSFQALGAIAFAYSYSLILVEIQDTLKSPPAEAKTMKRATLISVAVTTVFYMLCGCFGYAAFGDQSPGNLLTGFGFYNPYWLLDIANVAIVVHLVGAYQVYCQPLFAFVEKTATQWYPDSKIITKEIDVPIPGFKPFKLNLFRLVWRTIFVIITTVISMLMPFFNDVVGILGAFGFWPLTVYFPVEMYIVQKRITKWSGRWICLQILSGACLVISIAAAAGSFAGVVSDLKVYRPFQS; encoded by the exons ATGACG ATGGCAGACAAAGCACATCAAGTATTTGAGGTCTATGGTGAATCGAAATGTTTTGATGACGATGGTCGTATCAAAAGGACTG GGTCTGTTTGGACGGCAAGTGCTCACATCATAACTGCTGTGATAGGATCAGGGGTTTTATCATTGGCTTGGGCTACTGCTCAGCTTGGATGGGTTGCTGGTCCAACCGTATTGCTTCTATTCTCCTTTGTTACTTACTATACCTCTGCTTTGCTTTCCGATTGTTACCGGACCGGTGATCCAGTTACCGGAAAAAGAAATTATACTTATATGGATGCTGTTCGAGCCAATCTTG GTGGATTTCAAGTTAAGATTTGTGGTGTAATTCAATATGCAAATCTTTTTGGAGTTGCAATTGGTTATACCATCGCGGCTTCCATTAGCATGGT GGCTGTGAATAGGTCTAATTGTTTCCATAAACAAGGTCATCAAGCTGCTTGCAATGTTTCAAGCACTCCCTACATGATCATGTTTGGAGTAATGGAAATTATCTTCTCACAAATCCCAGATTTCGATCAGATTTCTTGGCTTTCTATTGTTGCTGCTGTTATGTCCTTTACTTACTCTACAATTGGTCTTGGTTTAGGAGTTGCTCAAGTTGCAG AAACAGGAAAAATTGAAGGAAGTTTAACTGGGATTAGCATTGGAGCTGAAGTAACTGAAATGCAGAAGATTTGGAGAAGCTTTCAAGCTCTTGGAGCTATAGCTTTTGCTTATTCTTACTCCCTAATCCTTGTCGAAATTCAG GATACACTCAAATCACCACCAGCAGAAGCAAAGACAATGAAAAGGGCAACACTAATTAGTGTGGCAGTAACAACAGTTTTCTACATGCTTTGTGGTTGCTTTGGCTATGCAGCATTTGGAGATCAATCCCCTGGAAACCTACTAACCGGATTCGGATTCTACAACCCCTATTGGCTTCTTGACATCGCGAATGTAGCCATCGTTGTTCACCTAGTAGGTGCCTACCAAGTTTACTGCCAGCCCCTTTTTGCCTTTGTTGAAAAAACAGCAACTCAATGGTACCCTGACAGCAAAATCATTACAAAAGAGATCGATGTACCAATCCCGGGATTTAAGCCTTTCAAGCTCAACCTTTTCCGTCTAGTCTGGAGGACAATATTCGTGATCATCACCACAGTTATATCAATGTTAATGCCATTCTTTAACGACGTCGTTGGCATTCTTGGAGCTTTTGGATTTTGGCCACTTACAGTATACTTCCCAGTGGAAATGTACATTGTGCAAAAGAGAATTACCAAATGGAGTGGAAGATGGATATGTCTTCAAATACTTAGTGGTGCTTGCCTTGTTATCTCAATTGCTGCAGCTGCTGGTTCTTTTGCTGGAGTTGTTTCTGATTTAAAAGTTTACAGGCCGTTTCAGAGTTAA